A window of Neptunomonas phycophila genomic DNA:
AAGAAATCATTTGAACGTAATCTGCCGCACGTTAACGTAGGTACTATTGGCCACGTTGACCACGGTAAAACAACTTTGACAGCAGCACTGACTCGCGTATGTGCAGAAGTTTTCGGTGGTGAAGCCGTAGCATTTGACGGTATCGATAAGGCACCAGAAGAGCGTGAGCGTGGTATCACGATCTCTACGTCTCACGTAGAGTACGAATCTAAGATTCG
This region includes:
- a CDS encoding GTP-binding protein, coding for KKSFERNLPHVNVGTIGHVDHGKTTLTAALTRVCAEVFGGEAVAFDGIDKAPEERERGITISTSHVEYESKIR